The proteins below come from a single Dendropsophus ebraccatus isolate aDenEbr1 chromosome 15, aDenEbr1.pat, whole genome shotgun sequence genomic window:
- the XRN2 gene encoding 5'-3' exoribonuclease 2 codes for MGVPAFFRWLSRKYPSIIVHCVEEKPKECNGIKIPVDTSKPNPNEVEFDNLYLDMNGIIHPCTHPEDKPAPKNEDEMMVAIFEYIDRLFNIVRPRRLLYMAIDGVAPRAKMNQQRSRRFRASKEGVELTEEKNRVREEVISKGGYLPSEEVKERFDSNCITPGTEFMDNLAKCLRYYIADRLNNDPGWKNITVILSDASAPGEGEHKIMDYIRRQRAQPHHDPNTHHCLCGADADLIMLGLATHEPNFTIIREEFKPNKPRPCALCGQFGHELKECQGLPREKKGEHDEFADTPPGCEQEFIYIRLSVLREYLEKELTMSNLPFPFDFERSVDDWVFMCFFVGNDFLPHLPSLEIREGAIDRLVKIYKDVVHKTGGYLTESGFVNLERVQMIMLAVGEVEDNIFKKRKEDDENFKRRNKEKKKRMKREQNQSFTLTGQFAPHALGQRHSAPNPIVNPRQAAYEMRMQGSNSGNSQTPAGTKRKADDSDSEPEPEDNIRLWEDGWKQRYYKNKFDVDSSDEKFRRKVVQSYVEGLCWVLRYYYQGCASWKWFFPFHYAPFASDFENISELFKEFEKNTKPFKPLEQLMGVFPAASGNFLPVTWRRLMSDPESSIIDFYPDDFALDLNGKKFAWQGVALLPFVDERRLRAALEEVYPDLTPDEIRRNSLGGDHLFVGKHHPLNDFIHELYKTNTREPTGIPPELCHGIGGMLETDDGAVLPNEVVESPVPMLRSLTHNYSISIKFKDPQYEDGFVFKAVVLQGAKKPAPTLKPGDWERTNNNGRPWRPQLGFNSNRKPVHLDQSAFRTLGHVMPQSRGPPRGGQYSSAPPPNTYNPVNAYRMPSHRQQMPNLMQNPRAPNSWSNRPPLYSQPPPQRNYGLMQNPHHQYPNQQGGPSNYYQRPRDDRNRQNYNQGRSYPMPRPSGRYNWN; via the exons ATGGGAGTCCCGGCGTTCTTCAGATGGCTGAGCCGCAAGTACCCGTCCATCATTGTGCACTGCGTGGAGGAGAAG CCAAAGGAATGCAATGGCATCAAGATCCCAGTTGATACCAGCAAGCCAAACCCTAATGAGGTGGAGTTTGATAACTTGTACCTGGATATGAATGGCATCATCCATCCATGTACCCACCCTGAGGATAA GCCAGCACCTAAGAACGAAGATGAGATGATGGTGGCCATTTTTGAATACATTGATAGGCTGTTTAATATTGTGAGGCCCAGGAGGTTGCTGTACATGGCCATAGATGGCGTG GCCCCTCGAGCCAAGATGAACCAGCAGCGCTCAAGACGTTTTAGGGCCTCCAAAGAAGGCGTGGAATTGACAGAGGAGAAAAACCGTGTCCGTGAAGAGGTGATCTCCAAAG GTGGCTACCTTCCATCTGAAGAGGTGAAGGAGAGGTTTGATAGCAACTGTATTACTCCT GGTACAGAGTTTATGGACAACTTGGCAAAGTGTCTTCGTTACTATATTGCTGATCGGTTAAATAATGACCCAGGCTGGAAAAATATTACA GTCATCTTATCAGATGCAAGTGCACCCGGAGAAGGTGAACATAAAATTATGGATTACATCAGACGGCAAAGAG CCCAGCCCCATCATGACCCCAACACTCATCATTGCTTATGTGGAGCTGACG ctGACCTGATCATGCTTGGGCTCGCTACTCATGAACCCAACTTTACCATCATCAGAGAGGAGTTTAAGCCTAATAAACCTAGACCATGTGCGCTGTGTGGTCAGTTTGGGCATGAGTTAAAAGAATGTCAAGGGTTACCCCGtgagaagaaaggagag catgatGAATTTGCCGATACCCCCCCAGGATGTGAGCAGGAGTTTATCTACATTCGTCTCAGTGTATTACGTGAG TACCTGGAAAAAGAGCTGACCATGTCAAACTTGCCTTTCCCATTTGACTTTGAGAGAAGTGTCGATGACTGGGTCTTTATGTGCTTTTTTGTTGGCAATGACTTCTTGCCACATCTGCCATCACTGGAAatcag GGAAGGTGCAATTGACCGGCTTGTTAAGATTTACAAAGATGTTGTCCATAAGACTGGG GGCTACCTTACTGAGAGTGGGTTTGTGAACTTAGAAAGGGTGCAGATGATCATGCTGGCTGTTGGGGAAGTCGAAGATAATATTTTTAAGAAACGAAAAGAGGATGAT GAGAACTTTAAGAGGAGGAACAAGGAGAAGAAAAAGCGAATGAAG agagaacAGAATCAATCATTTACCCTCACTGGACAGTTTGCTCCTCATGCGCTTGGTCAGAGACATTCAGCCCCCAACCCCATTGTCAACCCAAGACAAGCTGCCTATGAAATGAGAATGCAAGGTTCT AATTCTGGAAACAGCCAGACTCCTGCAGGAACAAAGAGAAAAGCGGATGATAGTGACAGTGAGCCGGAGCCAGAAGATAATATCAG GttatgggaagatggatggaagCAACGCTACTATAAAAACAAATTTGATGTTGACTCCTCCGATGAGAAGTTTCGACGCAAGGTTGTGCAGTCGTACGTTGAAGGTCTCTGCTGGGTGCTCCGATACTATTACCAG GGCTGTGCTTCCTGGAAATGGTTCTTCCCATTTCATTACGCTCCTTTTGCTTCTGACTTCGAAAATATTTCTGAGCTTTTTAAAGAGTTTGAGAAGAATACCAAACCG TTCAAACCACTTGAGCAGCTGATGGGAGTGTTTCCAGCTGCTAGTGGTAACTTCTTGCCTGTCACATGGAGACGACTCATGAGTGACCCA GAATCTAGTATAATTGACTTCTATCCTGATGACTTTGCTCTCGATCTAAATGGGAAAAAGTTTGCCTGGCAAG GTGTTGCTCTGTTGCCATTTGTTGATGAGCGCCGTCTAAGAGCTGCTTTGGAAGAGGTTTACCCTGACCTCACTCCTGATGAAA TAAGAAGAAATAGTCTTGGAGGGGATCATCTGTTTGTTGGGAAACACCATCCCCTAAACGACTTCATACATGAGCTGTACAAGACCAATACTAGAGAG CCGACTGGAATCCCACCAGAGCTATGCCATGGAATTGGGGGAATGCTGGAAACTGATGATGGAGCAGTCCTCCCCAATGA GGTTGTGGAGTCGCCTGTGCCTATGTTAAGAAGTCTAACACACAATTACTCAATAAG CATCAAGTTCAAAGACCCACAGTATGAAGATGGTTTTGTATTTAAAGCTGTGGTTTTACAAGGGGCAAA AAAACCAGCACCTACATTAAAACCAGGTGATTGGGAGAGGACCAATAACAATGGCAGGCCTTGGAGGCCACAGCTTGGTTTTAACTCAAACAGAAAACCAGTTCATCTGGACCAATCGGCTTTCAGAACTTTGGG CCATGTCATGCCACAGTCCAGAGGACCCCCAAGAGGTGGGCAATACAGCAGTGCCCCACCACCAAATACTTATAATCCTGTAAACGCATACAGAATGCCCAGCCATCGCCAGCAGATGCCCAATTTGATGCAGA